A segment of the Bradyrhizobium sp. CCBAU 53340 genome:
CGTTGTGGTCGACCAGCATCACCGCGCGGCCCTCGTCGCGGAAGCTGCGGATCAGGTCGGAGAACACGTCGACCTCGGCGCGGGTGAGGCCGGCGAAGGGCTCGTCGACCAGCACCACTTTCGGGTCGCGCGCGATCGCTTTCGCAAGCTCGAGCCGACGCAAATCGGCGAAGGGCAGCGTCGGCGGGCGACGGTTCATCACGGAGCCCAGGCCGACGCGGTCGGCGATCCACTTGGCGCGCTCGACCAGCGCCTTGTCCGGAAACAGCATGAACAGGCTGTCCGGCAGCAGCGCCACCATGATATTCTCCAGCACCGTCTGCCGGTTCAGCGGCCGCGAGTGCTGGAACACCATGCCAAAGCCCTTGCGCGCGATCTTGTGCGCGGGAAGGCCGGCAACGTTCTCACCTTCGAAGATCACGTCGCCAGCGGTCGGGCGCTCGATGCCCATCACGCTTTTCATTGCGGTGGATTTGCCCGAGCCATTCGGCCCGATCAGGCCAAAGATCTCGCCGCTGTTGACATCGAAGCCGAGGTTCTTCACCGCGGTCAATCCGCCAAAGCGTTTGGTGAGGCCGCGGACTTCGAGCACGGGCCGGTTTGAAAGCCTTTGATCCATTACGAGCGAGCCTCGCGCGAGAGGGCCGCCCCTAAGAAGCCGCCGGGGAAGAACAGGACGACGAGCAGGGCGACCGCCGAAACGATGAAGGTCGCAAGCTCGCCGGTCGGGCGCAGGAATTCGCCCGCGACGATCAGGAAGATCGCGCCCAGCGCCGCGCCGAGCACGGTGCGCCGACCGCCGAGCACGGCCGAGACGATCACGTTGACGCCGACAGCGACGTCGACGACGGTGCCGACCGAAGCGGTGCCGAAATAGAACACCAGCAGCGCGCCCGATAATCCAGAGAAGAACGCGCTGACGATGAAGGCGGCGAGCTTGTGCTTGACGATGTTGAAGCCGAGCGCGCCGGCCTGCACCGGGTCCTGGCCGCTGGCTTGCAGCACGAGGCCGACAGGGGATTGCGACAGGCCGTACAGGATCGCCGCCGAGATCGTCATGAACGCGAGCGCGATCCAGTAATTGGCGCCGGCATTGATGGTGATGACGTCGGGGATGGTGAGGCCGATCTCGCCGCCGGTCAGGTCGGCGAACACCACGACGAAGTTTTGCAGCATCAACACCGCGACCAGCGTGGTCAGGCCGAAGTAGGGCCCGCGCACGCGCAGCGCGGGCAGCGCCAGCACGAGCCCGGCGATGACGGAAGCGAGCGCGCCCAGCACGATGCAGAGATAGACCGACCAGCCGAACTGCGCATTCAAAATGCCGGCGGTGTAGGCGCCGACGCCGATCAGGAAGGTCGGGCCGAAATTGACCTCGCCTGCGAAGCCGAACAAGAGGTCCCAGGCCATCGCGAACACGCCGAAATAGAACGCGACGGTGAGGAGGCCGAGCACATAGCCAGAGACATAGAGCGGCAGCGTCGCCGCGATGATGACGAGCGCCAGGGAGACGAAGAACAGGCGCGAGGTAAAGAAACCAGCCATCTCAGCGCCTCCCCAGAAGGCCCTGGGGCCGGATGTACATGACAAAGACGAGCAGCAGCAGCGCCGGAATGGTGCGGTAGGCCGGCGAGACCAGATAGGCCGTCAGCGTCTCCAAATAGCCGACGACGAAGGCCGCGATCAGTGAGCCGGAGACGCTGCCGAGGCCGCCGAGCACCACGATCGAGAACGCGCTCGCGGTCAGCGGTCCCACGCTGTAGGAGCTGACGCCCAGGAACATGCCGAGCAGCACGCCGGCGATGCCGGCGAGGATGCCGTAGATCGCCCACACCACGATATAGATGTTGGTGAGCTCGAGCCCGAGCAGCGTCACGCCGCGCGGGTTCATCGAAGCCGCCAGCACCGCCTTGCCGGTGCGGGTGCGGTTGACCAGCAGCCACAGCAGCGCGATGACGAGGCAGCACACGATCGCGGTGAAGATCTCGTTCGTCGGCGTGCGCACGCCGAGGATATCGACCACGCCCTCGACGATCGGCAGCACGGTCTTGGCGTTGTTGGTGAAGAAATAGGCGATCAGCTCCTGGATCATGATGCCCCAGAGCAGCGTTCCCGTCAGGACGAAGATCTCCTTCTCCTCATTCGGGATGCGCCGGGAATCCTGGATCGGCTTCACGACCGCGAAGTAAGTGAGGAAAGCCGTGAGGAGCGCGACGCCGACGCCAATCAGTGCGCCGGCATAGGTGCCGACACCCAGAATGCTGGCCGCGGCCCAGGCCGCC
Coding sequences within it:
- a CDS encoding branched-chain amino acid ABC transporter permease — protein: MAGFFTSRLFFVSLALVIIAATLPLYVSGYVLGLLTVAFYFGVFAMAWDLLFGFAGEVNFGPTFLIGVGAYTAGILNAQFGWSVYLCIVLGALASVIAGLVLALPALRVRGPYFGLTTLVAVLMLQNFVVVFADLTGGEIGLTIPDVITINAGANYWIALAFMTISAAILYGLSQSPVGLVLQASGQDPVQAGALGFNIVKHKLAAFIVSAFFSGLSGALLVFYFGTASVGTVVDVAVGVNVIVSAVLGGRRTVLGAALGAIFLIVAGEFLRPTGELATFIVSAVALLVVLFFPGGFLGAALSREARS
- a CDS encoding branched-chain amino acid ABC transporter permease, with the protein product MRAFQILIDGFAISALYALGATGFTLIFGVSGVLNLSHGAIMVAAAVAAWAAASILGVGTYAGALIGVGVALLTAFLTYFAVVKPIQDSRRIPNEEKEIFVLTGTLLWGIMIQELIAYFFTNNAKTVLPIVEGVVDILGVRTPTNEIFTAIVCCLVIALLWLLVNRTRTGKAVLAASMNPRGVTLLGLELTNIYIVVWAIYGILAGIAGVLLGMFLGVSSYSVGPLTASAFSIVVLGGLGSVSGSLIAAFVVGYLETLTAYLVSPAYRTIPALLLLVFVMYIRPQGLLGRR